Proteins encoded together in one Rossellomorea sp. y25 window:
- a CDS encoding AraC family transcriptional regulator, protein MDSLRRMNEALAYIEEHLTEEIDYSEISKMAYCSEYHFKRMFSFLSGISLSEYIRRRRLTLAALDLKDSDLRIIDIAVKYGYRSADSFTRAFHSLHGFLPSEARREHTPLKAYPKMTFQLTIRGGCEMNYRIVEKAPFKVVGFKKRVPIIFNGVNPDVAEMYGRLTPEVIKQLKALSNIEPTGIISASTNFSEGRMEEKGELDHYIGVATSSDETGEFDALKIKASTWAVFESIGPFPETLQNVWGRIYSEWFPASGYEAVEGPEMVWNESKDTGNPKYRSEIWIPVKKKNVG, encoded by the coding sequence ATGGATTCTTTAAGAAGGATGAATGAGGCATTGGCTTACATTGAAGAGCACCTGACGGAGGAAATTGATTATAGCGAAATATCAAAAATGGCTTACTGTTCAGAGTATCATTTTAAACGGATGTTTTCTTTTTTATCAGGCATATCCTTATCAGAATATATTCGGAGAAGAAGACTGACGCTTGCTGCCCTTGATTTGAAAGATAGTGACTTGAGAATAATCGATATTGCGGTCAAATACGGATATCGTTCAGCGGATTCATTCACCCGTGCTTTTCATTCGTTGCATGGCTTTCTCCCTTCTGAAGCAAGAAGAGAGCATACACCGTTAAAAGCTTATCCTAAAATGACCTTCCAACTCACAATAAGAGGAGGATGCGAAATGAATTATCGTATTGTTGAAAAAGCACCATTTAAGGTAGTGGGCTTTAAGAAAAGGGTTCCAATAATCTTTAACGGGGTTAATCCAGATGTTGCCGAAATGTATGGGCGATTAACACCTGAGGTAATTAAACAACTAAAAGCACTTTCAAACATAGAACCAACAGGTATTATTAGTGCTTCAACTAATTTTTCTGAAGGAAGAATGGAAGAAAAGGGAGAGTTAGATCATTACATCGGGGTGGCAACTTCAAGTGATGAAACAGGAGAATTTGATGCATTAAAAATAAAAGCCAGTACCTGGGCCGTATTCGAATCGATTGGACCATTTCCGGAAACACTTCAGAATGTGTGGGGCAGGATATACTCAGAGTGGTTTCCGGCTTCAGGCTATGAAGCAGTTGAAGGTCCTGAAATGGTATGGAATGAGAGTAAGGACACAGGGAATCCGAAGTATAGAAGTGAAATATGGATTCCAGTAAAGAAAAAGAACGTTGGATAA
- a CDS encoding VOC family protein, with amino-acid sequence MIKGFGGIFWRTKNLDTIKRWYSEVLKIEMEDLNGTIIKPQSGNETIFSFFTEDDPYFPTEQQVMLNFQVYNINETIEHLEQVGVPLVKEKEVSEFGTFIWIKDPEGRLIELWEK; translated from the coding sequence TTGATAAAAGGTTTCGGGGGAATATTTTGGAGGACTAAAAACCTGGATACTATTAAAAGATGGTACAGTGAAGTGTTGAAGATTGAAATGGAAGATTTGAATGGGACTATTATTAAACCCCAATCAGGAAATGAAACCATTTTTTCTTTCTTTACTGAAGATGACCCTTACTTCCCAACAGAACAGCAAGTGATGTTGAATTTCCAAGTTTATAATATAAACGAAACGATTGAGCATCTGGAACAAGTCGGTGTACCTCTTGTAAAGGAAAAAGAGGTAAGTGAATTTGGTACGTTTATTTGGATTAAAGATCCTGAAGGTAGACTGATTGAGCTATGGGAGAAATAA
- a CDS encoding DinB family protein, with protein sequence MKRTDLLLRMLDTTYDQESWYAPFKPSIEGITAAQARWRPDGEATKTIWENVNHLTYYKERLTAQLEGREWNQTLDGNETFYLTEQLNDDKAWRAVVERADAAHRLLREALGRTTTEELEHNALEEKLLDIMLHEAYHTGQIIQMRKMQGSWPSHR encoded by the coding sequence ATGAAACGAACTGACTTGCTCTTAAGAATGCTCGATACTACATACGACCAGGAAAGTTGGTATGCCCCATTCAAACCTTCAATAGAAGGAATCACAGCAGCACAGGCGAGATGGAGACCGGATGGAGAGGCGACCAAAACCATATGGGAGAATGTAAATCATCTTACTTATTACAAAGAAAGACTAACAGCACAATTAGAAGGCCGAGAATGGAATCAAACCCTCGATGGAAATGAAACCTTCTACCTTACGGAACAACTAAATGACGACAAGGCCTGGAGAGCAGTCGTTGAACGTGCTGATGCCGCTCACCGTCTTTTAAGAGAAGCACTTGGTAGAACTACGACTGAAGAACTTGAACATAATGCTCTGGAAGAAAAGCTCTTAGACATCATGCTTCATGAGGCATACCATACGGGTCAAATTATTCAAATGAGGAAAATGCAAGGTTCCTGGCCGTCACATCGTTGA
- a CDS encoding SRPBCC family protein, with amino-acid sequence MNNLSQMRIQKQAHEIFEAFVDPEKIGNFWFSSSSERWEEGRVVTLRYEEYDAQGDIDIKEIQEHKKIVFEWAGSHKVTITFEQEEKGSTIVVVKEEGFDENHENLINQLLDNKEGWVYMLTCLKGYMEYGVNLRAALVK; translated from the coding sequence ATGAATAATCTCTCTCAAATGAGAATTCAAAAGCAGGCACATGAAATTTTTGAGGCATTTGTTGATCCTGAAAAAATAGGTAACTTTTGGTTTTCTTCAAGTTCTGAAAGGTGGGAGGAAGGAAGGGTTGTTACTTTAAGATATGAAGAATATGACGCACAAGGGGATATAGACATAAAAGAAATTCAAGAACATAAAAAGATTGTCTTCGAGTGGGCAGGTAGCCATAAAGTAACCATAACATTTGAGCAAGAAGAAAAAGGCAGCACAATTGTCGTAGTCAAAGAAGAAGGATTTGATGAGAACCACGAAAATCTTATCAACCAATTATTAGACAATAAAGAGGGTTGGGTATACATGCTGACATGCTTGAAGGGATACATGGAGTATGGTGTCAATCTTAGAGCGGCGCTGGTTAAGTGA
- a CDS encoding AraC family transcriptional regulator codes for MDPTGTVHILNGTEMYKNFKETQFLEAERMIPFNEAMCYGDTCDDLFSDQFTEIRAKVHHVTPVQYAEITLKPLQPLFCEDYDHIALWFDEDMFCQMNLLTILAWLDQTEYEGSIDLHLVGDDFQPIRYYSLKAKGYDQLYKQVLIHKAMSKEVHPIPLYKGIELYLNYLKKDSDLMLYIQQHQDVPIKELVSLLIENFKDHGLGDTQYFEMIQSYRQKS; via the coding sequence GTGGATCCAACAGGAACCGTACATATATTAAATGGAACAGAAATGTATAAGAATTTCAAAGAGACACAGTTTCTTGAAGCCGAAAGGATGATTCCCTTTAACGAAGCAATGTGTTATGGGGACACCTGCGATGATTTATTTTCCGATCAATTTACAGAAATACGTGCGAAGGTTCATCATGTAACGCCAGTTCAATATGCTGAAATCACCCTAAAGCCATTGCAGCCTCTCTTTTGTGAGGATTATGATCATATAGCCCTATGGTTTGATGAGGATATGTTTTGTCAAATGAATCTTCTCACCATACTCGCCTGGTTAGATCAAACTGAGTATGAAGGTTCAATTGATCTCCATCTTGTCGGAGATGATTTTCAACCTATAAGGTATTACAGCCTAAAAGCAAAAGGATATGATCAACTCTACAAACAAGTATTGATTCATAAAGCTATGTCTAAGGAAGTTCATCCAATCCCTTTATACAAAGGAATTGAACTGTATTTGAATTACCTTAAGAAAGATAGTGATCTTATGCTGTATATTCAACAGCACCAAGACGTCCCGATAAAAGAACTGGTGTCTCTTCTAATCGAAAATTTCAAAGACCATGGCTTAGGAGATACACAATACTTTGAAATGATACAATCTTATCGTCAAAAGTCATGA
- a CDS encoding sigma-70 family RNA polymerase sigma factor: MRKVKNEDHSEDRDSWLEGIMDEYGERLTKLAYNYVKDWSMAEDIVQDVFVTCFKHYEKIDEIKSFKAWIYRLIINRSKDVLKSSSFKRVVMNSSLFSLFTSKEPLPEMSVLKRNEEEILSRCVLALPVKYREVITLYYYEDCSIDEIKGLLGLNRNTIKIRLTRGRAKLRKMMERWDHDGK; the protein is encoded by the coding sequence GTGAGAAAGGTGAAGAACGAAGACCATTCAGAAGACAGGGATTCCTGGCTGGAAGGAATCATGGATGAGTACGGAGAACGCCTTACGAAATTGGCTTACAACTATGTGAAAGATTGGAGTATGGCCGAAGACATCGTTCAGGATGTATTTGTCACATGCTTCAAGCATTATGAAAAAATAGATGAGATTAAATCTTTTAAAGCGTGGATTTATCGGCTGATTATTAATCGATCGAAAGATGTCCTGAAGAGTTCATCGTTTAAGAGAGTGGTGATGAATTCAAGCCTGTTTTCTCTTTTCACTTCCAAGGAACCGTTACCTGAAATGAGTGTCCTGAAGCGAAATGAGGAAGAGATTCTTTCAAGGTGTGTCCTTGCCCTGCCCGTAAAGTATCGGGAAGTCATTACACTGTATTATTATGAAGATTGTTCGATAGATGAAATTAAAGGGTTGTTAGGCTTGAACCGGAATACGATCAAAATAAGATTGACCAGAGGCAGGGCTAAGCTGAGAAAAATGATGGAAAGGTGGGACCATGATGGAAAATGA